One window of Agromyces rhizosphaerae genomic DNA carries:
- a CDS encoding A/G-specific adenine glycosylase, which produces MHSDLVATLVRWYEEEARELPWRRADRTPWSVLVSEFMLQQTQVSRVAPAFEEWMRRWPTPAALAAEPASEAVRAWGGLGYPRRARWLHGAAARIVEEHGGEVPSDVDALLALPGVGPYTARAVAAFAFGSRVPVVDTNTRRVIARAVDGNGDAAPPSTRRDLAAMERLLPADTRVAQLVNAATMELGAVVCTARAPRCEACPVAVHCAWRSAGYPAYEGPRRRVQATFAGSDRQVRGIVMRELRAAHRPVTRGELAPAWADAAQLERAIDTLVADGLAAEGAEGLALAE; this is translated from the coding sequence GTGCACTCCGATCTCGTCGCGACGCTCGTGCGCTGGTACGAGGAGGAGGCGCGCGAGCTGCCCTGGCGCCGCGCCGACCGGACGCCCTGGTCGGTGCTCGTGAGCGAGTTCATGCTGCAGCAGACGCAGGTCTCGCGCGTCGCGCCGGCCTTCGAGGAGTGGATGCGACGGTGGCCGACGCCGGCTGCGCTGGCCGCCGAGCCGGCCTCCGAGGCGGTGCGCGCCTGGGGCGGGCTCGGGTACCCCCGCCGGGCGAGGTGGCTGCACGGCGCGGCCGCGCGGATCGTCGAGGAGCACGGCGGCGAGGTGCCCTCCGACGTCGATGCATTGCTCGCCCTCCCCGGCGTCGGCCCGTACACCGCGCGCGCGGTCGCCGCGTTCGCGTTCGGGTCGCGGGTGCCGGTCGTCGACACGAACACCCGGCGCGTGATCGCACGGGCCGTCGACGGGAACGGGGACGCGGCGCCGCCGTCCACCCGGCGCGACCTGGCCGCGATGGAGCGCCTGCTGCCCGCCGACACGCGCGTCGCGCAACTCGTCAACGCGGCGACGATGGAGCTCGGCGCGGTCGTCTGCACCGCGCGCGCGCCCCGCTGCGAAGCCTGCCCGGTCGCCGTGCACTGCGCGTGGCGCAGCGCCGGGTACCCGGCCTACGAGGGGCCGCGCCGGCGCGTGCAGGCGACGTTCGCCGGGTCCGACCGGCAGGTGCGCGGCATCGTCATGCGCGAACTGCGCGCGGCGCATCGACCGGTGACGCGAGGCGAGCTGGCACCGGCGTGGGCGGATGCGGCGCAACTCGAACGTGCGATCGACACGCTGGTCGCCGACGGCCTCGCCGCCGAGGGTGCCGAGGGGCTGGCGCTCGCGGAGTGA
- the rbfA gene encoding 30S ribosome-binding factor RbfA, producing MADPARARKMADRIKEIVARRLDKGLRDPRLGFVTITDVKVTGDLQHASVFYTVYGTDEERADSAAALKAATGMLRSEVGRNITARLTPSLEFILDAIPENAQHIEELLREARERDAETTKTASTAQYAGEADPYVTPREADEE from the coding sequence ATGGCTGATCCGGCACGGGCCAGGAAGATGGCCGACCGCATCAAGGAGATCGTCGCGCGGCGCCTCGACAAGGGCCTGCGCGACCCGCGCCTCGGGTTCGTGACGATCACCGACGTCAAGGTGACGGGCGACCTGCAGCACGCGAGCGTGTTCTACACGGTCTACGGCACCGACGAGGAGCGCGCCGACTCCGCCGCCGCGCTGAAGGCTGCCACGGGCATGCTCCGCAGCGAGGTCGGCCGGAACATCACGGCTCGCCTCACGCCGAGCCTCGAGTTCATCCTCGACGCGATCCCCGAGAACGCGCAGCACATCGAGGAGCTGCTCCGCGAGGCGCGCGAGCGCGACGCGGAGACCACGAAGACCGCCAGCACCGCCCAGTACGCCGGCGAGGCCGACCCGTACGTCACGCCGCGCGAGGCCGACGAGGAGTAG
- the infB gene encoding translation initiation factor IF-2, protein MAAKPRVHEIASELGVDSKVALEKLKEMGEYVKGPSSSVEPPVARRLRAALADAGSAGNGSAASGTAAPKPGAAKPGAAKPGAAKPGAAKPGASKPGPKPAPKAEPKAEAPAPADQPMSVAERQARAEAAKPATPKPAEAAKPASDAAKPGSGPKPGGAPKPGATKPGAPKPGGAPRPGNNPFASSQGMGKRPAQPRPGNNPYSSSQGMGQRPTPGNIPRPSIPRPGAPRPAGQRPGGGGRPGGGGGGRQGGPGGGQRPGGFTGAPGRPGGFGPRPGGGGGRGRGPGGGTAGAFGRGGGKSRSRKSKRTKRQEFEMREAPSIGGVQVPRGDGSTVVRLRRGASISDFADKIDASPGNLVTVLFHLGEMATATESLDEATFEVLGEELGYKIQIVSPEDEDKELLEGFDIDLEQELEDESDEDLEWRPPVVTVMGHVDHGKTRLLDAIRNANVVAGEAGGITQHIGAYQVHTEHEGKDRAITFIDTPGHEAFTAMRARGAQVTDIAILVVAADDGIMPQTVEALNHAQAADVPIVVAVNKIDKPDANPQKVRQQLTEFGLVAEEYGGDVMFVDVSAREDIGINDLLDAVLLTADAGLDLRANPDKDARGVAIEAKLDKGRGAVATVLIQSGTLRVGDAIVAGTAYGRVRAMVDENGDAVDEATPSRPVQVQGLSTVPRAGDTFLVTGDDRTARQIAEKREAAERNAQLAKARKRISLEDFTRALEEGKVEALNLIIKGDVSGAVEALEESLMKIEVDDSVQLRILHRGVGAVTESDIDLATIDNAIVIGFNVRPDVKARERAAREGVDVRFYNVIYNAIDDIENSLKGMLKPEFEEVQSGVAEIREVFRSSKFGNIAGSIVRSGTITRNAKARVIRDGVVVADGLAIESLRRFKDDVTEVRTDFECGIGLGKFNDIQVGDEIETTEMREKPRV, encoded by the coding sequence GTGGCTGCCAAGCCCCGTGTACACGAGATCGCGAGTGAGCTCGGCGTCGACAGCAAGGTCGCGCTCGAGAAGCTCAAGGAGATGGGCGAGTACGTCAAGGGACCGTCGTCCAGCGTCGAGCCCCCGGTCGCGCGCCGCCTGAGGGCCGCGCTCGCCGACGCCGGCTCCGCCGGCAACGGTTCCGCCGCGTCCGGCACGGCCGCGCCGAAGCCCGGTGCCGCCAAGCCCGGTGCCGCCAAGCCCGGCGCCGCGAAGCCGGGTGCCGCGAAGCCCGGTGCTTCGAAGCCCGGCCCCAAGCCGGCGCCCAAGGCCGAGCCGAAGGCCGAGGCCCCCGCGCCCGCCGACCAGCCGATGAGCGTCGCCGAGCGCCAGGCCCGTGCCGAGGCGGCGAAGCCCGCCACGCCCAAGCCGGCCGAGGCCGCGAAGCCCGCTTCCGACGCCGCGAAGCCCGGCAGCGGTCCCAAGCCCGGTGGTGCGCCGAAGCCCGGTGCCACCAAGCCCGGAGCCCCCAAGCCCGGCGGTGCGCCGCGCCCCGGCAACAACCCCTTCGCGTCGTCGCAGGGCATGGGCAAGCGCCCGGCCCAGCCGCGTCCGGGCAACAACCCGTACTCGAGCTCGCAGGGCATGGGCCAGCGCCCGACCCCGGGCAACATCCCGCGGCCCTCGATCCCGCGTCCCGGCGCGCCCCGTCCGGCGGGCCAGCGTCCCGGTGGCGGCGGTCGTCCCGGTGGTGGCGGCGGCGGTCGCCAGGGCGGTCCCGGCGGCGGCCAGCGTCCCGGCGGCTTCACCGGTGCGCCCGGGCGTCCCGGCGGGTTCGGCCCGCGTCCCGGCGGAGGCGGCGGCCGTGGCCGTGGCCCCGGCGGCGGCACCGCTGGTGCGTTCGGACGCGGTGGCGGCAAGAGCCGCTCGCGCAAGTCGAAGCGGACGAAGCGGCAGGAATTCGAGATGCGGGAGGCGCCGTCGATCGGCGGCGTGCAGGTCCCGCGCGGCGACGGCAGCACCGTCGTCCGGCTGCGCCGCGGCGCGTCCATCTCGGACTTCGCCGACAAGATCGACGCGAGCCCCGGCAACCTGGTGACCGTGCTGTTCCACCTCGGTGAGATGGCCACGGCGACCGAGTCGCTCGACGAGGCCACCTTCGAGGTGCTCGGCGAGGAGCTCGGCTACAAGATCCAGATCGTCTCGCCCGAGGACGAGGACAAGGAGCTCCTCGAGGGCTTCGACATCGACCTCGAGCAGGAGCTCGAGGACGAGTCCGACGAGGACCTCGAGTGGCGTCCGCCGGTCGTGACCGTCATGGGTCACGTCGACCACGGTAAGACGCGACTGCTCGACGCCATCCGCAACGCCAACGTGGTGGCGGGCGAGGCCGGCGGCATCACCCAGCACATCGGTGCGTACCAGGTGCACACCGAGCACGAGGGCAAGGACCGCGCGATCACCTTCATCGACACCCCGGGTCACGAGGCGTTCACCGCCATGCGTGCCCGCGGTGCGCAGGTGACCGACATCGCGATCCTCGTGGTCGCCGCCGACGACGGCATCATGCCGCAGACGGTGGAGGCGCTGAACCACGCCCAGGCGGCCGACGTGCCGATCGTGGTCGCGGTGAACAAGATCGACAAGCCCGACGCGAACCCGCAGAAGGTGCGCCAGCAGCTGACCGAGTTCGGCCTCGTGGCCGAGGAGTACGGCGGCGACGTCATGTTCGTCGACGTGTCGGCCCGCGAGGACATCGGCATCAACGACCTGCTCGACGCGGTGCTGCTCACCGCCGACGCCGGTCTCGACCTGCGCGCGAACCCCGACAAGGACGCGCGCGGCGTCGCGATCGAGGCCAAGCTCGACAAGGGACGCGGCGCCGTCGCGACCGTGCTCATCCAGTCGGGCACGCTGCGGGTCGGCGACGCGATCGTCGCGGGCACGGCCTACGGCCGCGTTCGCGCCATGGTCGACGAGAACGGCGACGCGGTCGACGAGGCCACGCCGTCGCGTCCCGTGCAGGTGCAGGGACTGTCGACCGTGCCGCGCGCCGGCGACACGTTCCTCGTGACCGGCGACGACCGCACCGCGCGCCAGATCGCCGAGAAGCGCGAGGCCGCCGAGCGCAACGCGCAGCTGGCGAAGGCCCGCAAGCGCATCTCGCTCGAGGACTTCACGCGTGCGCTGGAGGAGGGCAAGGTCGAGGCGCTCAACCTCATCATCAAGGGCGACGTCTCGGGTGCCGTGGAGGCGCTCGAGGAGTCCCTGATGAAGATCGAGGTCGACGACTCGGTCCAGCTGCGCATCCTCCACCGCGGCGTGGGCGCCGTCACCGAGTCGGACATCGACCTGGCCACGATCGACAACGCGATCGTGATCGGGTTCAACGTCCGGCCCGACGTGAAGGCGCGCGAGCGCGCCGCCCGCGAGGGCGTCGACGTGCGCTTCTACAACGTCATCTACAACGCGATCGACGACATCGAGAACTCGCTCAAGGGCATGCTCAAGCCCGAGTTCGAGGAGGTCCAGTCGGGCGTCGCGGAGATCCGCGAGGTGTTCCGCTCGTCGAAGTTCGGCAACATCGCCGGTTCGATCGTGCGCTCGGGCACCATCACGCGCAACGCGAAGGCGCGGGTCATCCGCGACGGCGTGGTCGTGGCGGACGGCCTGGCGATCGAGTCGCTGCGTCGGTTCAAGGACGACGTGACCGAGGTCCGCACGGACTTCGAGTGCGGTATCGGCCTCGGCAAGTTCAACGACATCCAGGTCGGCGACGAGATCGAGACGACCGAGATGCGCGAGAAGCCGCGGGTCTAG
- a CDS encoding YlxR family protein, with product MDPVRTCIGCRSRTARSSLLRVVVRESQVVVDTAASLPGRGAWLHPDRECLRLALRRRAFGRALRVTGELDTNDLENRLNG from the coding sequence ATGGATCCGGTCAGAACGTGCATCGGATGCCGTTCGCGCACCGCACGTTCCTCGCTTCTGAGGGTCGTCGTCCGAGAATCCCAGGTCGTGGTGGATACCGCTGCGAGCCTGCCCGGGCGTGGTGCGTGGCTGCATCCGGACCGTGAGTGCCTCCGGCTCGCACTGCGCCGCCGTGCCTTCGGGCGGGCGTTGCGCGTGACCGGCGAACTGGACACGAACGACTTAGAGAACAGGCTGAACGGCTGA
- the nusA gene encoding transcription termination factor NusA, translating to MDIDLSVLRMMEREKEIPFDELVTIIEQAILMAYLKHTNPGQHGHANPLGARVELDRKTGHVTVYVPEHDEDGNVIGEVVDSPSDFGRIAAFAAKQTINQRLRDIADDAVLGEFRGREGDIVAGIIQQGPNPRMIHIDLGTVEAILPPEEQVPGEEYRHGARIRVYVTSVTKGLKGPSITVSRTHPALVRKLFALEVPEIASGVVEIVSLAREAGHRTKIAVRATQPGVNAKGACIGELGQRVRSVTAELNNEKIDIVDYSDDLASFVASALSPAKVSKTVVIDPELRAVRALVPDYQLSLAIGKEGQNARLAAKLTGAKIDIQPDSQAGSGE from the coding sequence GTGGACATCGACCTCAGCGTCCTGAGAATGATGGAGCGCGAGAAGGAGATCCCCTTCGATGAGCTCGTCACGATCATCGAGCAGGCGATCCTCATGGCGTACCTCAAGCACACCAACCCGGGCCAGCACGGGCACGCCAACCCGCTCGGTGCGCGCGTCGAGCTGGACCGCAAGACCGGCCATGTGACGGTCTACGTGCCCGAGCACGACGAGGACGGCAACGTCATCGGCGAGGTCGTCGACAGCCCGAGCGACTTCGGCCGCATCGCCGCGTTCGCCGCCAAGCAGACGATCAACCAGCGCCTGCGCGACATCGCCGACGACGCGGTGCTCGGCGAGTTCCGCGGCCGCGAGGGCGACATCGTCGCCGGCATCATCCAGCAGGGCCCGAACCCGCGGATGATCCACATCGACCTCGGCACCGTCGAGGCGATCCTGCCCCCCGAGGAGCAGGTGCCGGGTGAGGAGTACCGCCACGGCGCGCGCATCCGCGTCTACGTGACCAGCGTCACGAAGGGCCTCAAGGGGCCGTCGATCACGGTGTCCCGCACGCACCCCGCCCTGGTGCGCAAGCTGTTCGCGCTCGAGGTGCCCGAGATCGCCTCGGGCGTGGTCGAGATCGTGTCGCTCGCCCGCGAGGCGGGTCACCGCACCAAGATCGCGGTGCGTGCGACCCAGCCGGGCGTGAACGCCAAGGGCGCGTGCATCGGCGAGCTCGGTCAGCGCGTGCGCTCGGTGACCGCCGAGCTCAACAACGAGAAGATCGACATCGTCGACTACTCCGACGACCTCGCCTCCTTCGTCGCGAGCGCGCTGTCGCCCGCGAAGGTGTCGAAGACCGTCGTGATCGACCCCGAGCTCCGCGCCGTGCGCGCGCTGGTGCCCGACTACCAGCTCTCGCTCGCGATCGGCAAGGAGGGCCAGAACGCCCGCCTGGCCGCGAAGCTCACCGGGGCGAAGATCGACATCCAGCCGGACTCGCAGGCCGGGTCCGGCGAGTGA
- a CDS encoding alanine/glycine:cation symporter family protein: protein MDAINEFVLFSGDLLWTWIVLPLVVLLGLYFTVRSGVVQFRLIPEMFRTLTDKTPRDANGEPQSVSAFQAFTVSAASRVGVGNIAGVGTAIAIGGPGAVFWMWLMAFVGGASAFIESTLGQLYKVRDADGFRGGPAYYMERGLKARWMGIVFAITLIICFPFVFSALQANTISATVATTVAGDEAPWWIAWIVGGVVALLTALVVFGGIRRIAHVTQAVVPLMALVYLLVGLVVVAMNIGELPAVFASIFTEAFGFNEVVGATLGMIILTGVRRGMFSNEAGLGSAPNAGASAAVTHPVKQGLVQTLGVYFDTFLICSITAFIILVSSPDLANAERGIGLTQGAITGSLGTWAGVLLSVVIFLLAFSSILGNYYYGEANIDFITTHRGVLTGFRLVVVAAIFVGSVASSDVVWNTADSVMGLMALVNLIAIGLLSGVAFRLLRDYTRQRREGRNPVFTRALMPDLDGIECWEDELSVTGPIDVDTKRHEAEKHRDHLHHQED, encoded by the coding sequence ATGGACGCGATCAACGAATTCGTCCTCTTCTCGGGGGACCTGCTCTGGACCTGGATCGTGCTGCCGCTGGTGGTGCTCCTGGGCCTCTACTTCACGGTGCGCAGCGGGGTGGTGCAGTTCCGGCTCATCCCGGAGATGTTCCGCACGCTCACCGACAAGACGCCGCGCGACGCGAACGGCGAGCCGCAGTCCGTGTCGGCCTTCCAGGCCTTCACCGTCTCGGCCGCCTCGCGCGTCGGCGTCGGCAACATCGCCGGCGTCGGCACGGCCATCGCCATCGGCGGGCCGGGCGCGGTGTTCTGGATGTGGCTCATGGCGTTCGTGGGCGGGGCGAGCGCGTTCATCGAGTCGACGCTCGGCCAGCTCTACAAGGTGCGCGACGCCGACGGGTTCCGCGGTGGGCCCGCGTACTACATGGAGCGGGGCCTGAAGGCCAGGTGGATGGGCATCGTCTTCGCGATCACGCTCATCATCTGCTTCCCGTTCGTCTTCTCCGCGCTTCAGGCGAACACGATCAGCGCGACCGTGGCGACCACCGTCGCCGGCGACGAGGCGCCGTGGTGGATCGCGTGGATCGTCGGCGGGGTCGTGGCGCTGCTCACGGCGCTCGTCGTCTTCGGCGGCATCCGCCGCATCGCCCACGTCACCCAGGCGGTCGTGCCGCTCATGGCGCTCGTCTACCTGCTCGTCGGCCTCGTCGTCGTCGCGATGAACATCGGCGAGCTGCCGGCCGTGTTCGCGTCGATCTTCACCGAGGCGTTCGGGTTCAACGAGGTGGTCGGCGCCACGCTCGGCATGATCATCCTCACGGGCGTGCGGCGCGGCATGTTCTCGAACGAGGCCGGCCTCGGCTCGGCGCCGAACGCGGGTGCGAGCGCGGCGGTGACGCACCCGGTGAAGCAGGGGCTCGTGCAGACGCTCGGCGTGTACTTCGACACCTTCCTCATCTGCTCGATCACCGCGTTCATCATCCTGGTGTCGAGCCCGGACCTCGCGAACGCCGAGCGCGGCATCGGCCTCACCCAGGGCGCGATCACCGGCAGCCTCGGCACCTGGGCGGGCGTGCTGCTGAGCGTGGTGATCTTCCTGCTGGCGTTCAGCTCGATCCTCGGCAACTACTACTACGGCGAGGCGAACATCGACTTCATCACGACGCACCGCGGCGTGCTCACCGGGTTCCGGCTCGTGGTGGTCGCCGCGATCTTCGTCGGGTCGGTCGCGTCCTCCGACGTGGTGTGGAACACCGCAGACTCGGTCATGGGGCTGATGGCGCTCGTGAACCTCATCGCGATCGGCCTGCTCTCGGGCGTGGCGTTCCGGCTGCTGCGCGACTACACGAGACAGCGACGCGAGGGGCGGAACCCGGTCTTCACGCGTGCGCTCATGCCCGACCTCGACGGCATCGAGTGCTGGGAGGACGAGCTCTCCGTCACCGGCCCGATCGACGTCGACACGAAGCGGCACGAGGCGGAGAAGCACCGCGACCACCTGCACCACCAGGAGGACTGA
- a CDS encoding DUF1206 domain-containing protein, whose amino-acid sequence MDIDSPKDAARTAERSQTFRILARSGYVVLGIIHVIIGAIAISVATGNGGGEAEESGALEQIAKTPFGGVLLWGIAVGLFALAIWSVAEALLAQGSDEKEKWGERLKEGGKAVTYLAVGYTAVVFALGGSSDSSESSQGLAATLIRMPGGVFVLALIGLVVLGIGVGFVWRGVRVSFTDGLNVPSGAVGSALVALGVAGYVAKGIGVGIVGVLFVVAAFTLDPEQAGGLDAALKSLLELPFGVVLLWAIGLGIIAYGAYSVARAKYARL is encoded by the coding sequence ATGGACATCGATTCCCCCAAGGACGCCGCCCGCACCGCGGAGCGCTCGCAGACGTTCCGGATCCTCGCCCGATCGGGCTACGTCGTGCTCGGCATCATCCACGTCATCATCGGCGCGATCGCGATCTCGGTGGCGACGGGCAACGGCGGCGGGGAGGCCGAGGAGTCCGGGGCGCTCGAGCAGATCGCGAAGACGCCGTTCGGCGGCGTCCTGCTGTGGGGTATCGCGGTCGGCCTGTTCGCGCTCGCGATCTGGTCCGTGGCCGAGGCGCTCCTCGCGCAGGGGTCGGACGAGAAGGAGAAGTGGGGCGAACGGCTGAAGGAGGGCGGCAAGGCCGTCACGTACCTCGCGGTGGGCTACACGGCGGTCGTGTTCGCCCTCGGCGGCAGCAGCGACTCGTCGGAGTCGAGCCAGGGACTCGCGGCGACCCTCATCCGGATGCCGGGCGGCGTCTTCGTGCTCGCGCTGATCGGCCTGGTCGTGCTCGGCATCGGCGTCGGCTTCGTCTGGCGGGGCGTGCGGGTCTCGTTCACCGACGGCCTGAACGTGCCGTCGGGAGCCGTCGGGTCGGCGCTCGTCGCGCTCGGCGTCGCCGGCTACGTCGCAAAGGGCATCGGCGTCGGGATCGTCGGCGTGCTGTTCGTCGTCGCGGCGTTCACGCTCGACCCCGAGCAGGCGGGCGGGCTCGACGCGGCACTGAAGAGCCTGCTCGAACTGCCGTTCGGCGTCGTGCTGCTGTGGGCGATCGGCCTCGGGATCATCGCGTACGGCGCCTACTCGGTCGCACGCGCGAAGTACGCCCGGCTCTGA